A genome region from Thermomonospora amylolytica includes the following:
- a CDS encoding MarR family winged helix-turn-helix transcriptional regulator, which translates to MTDRPIGYWIRRLDALLEETLDCALAEEGVGRRHWQTLNVLRDGPLDPAALTERLAPFWTEGAITPAEIIEDLTRRGWLERTADGLHLTAEGATAHTRLSARVGANRQRLTEGILPEEYATTLNVLRRMTENAQALP; encoded by the coding sequence ATGACGGACCGCCCGATCGGCTACTGGATCCGCCGCCTGGACGCCCTGCTCGAAGAGACCCTGGACTGCGCACTGGCCGAAGAGGGAGTCGGCCGCCGCCACTGGCAGACGCTCAACGTCCTGCGGGACGGCCCCCTGGACCCCGCCGCCCTGACCGAACGCCTGGCCCCCTTCTGGACCGAAGGCGCGATCACCCCCGCCGAGATCATCGAAGACCTGACCCGCCGAGGCTGGCTGGAACGCACCGCCGACGGCCTCCACCTCACCGCCGAGGGCGCCACCGCCCACACCCGCCTGTCCGCCCGGGTCGGGGCGAACAGGCAACGCCTCACCGAGGGCATCCTCCCCGAGGAGTACGCCACCACCCTCAACGTCCTACGCCGCATGACCGAAAACGCCCAAGCCCTACCCTGA